The Raphanus sativus cultivar WK10039 unplaced genomic scaffold, ASM80110v3 Scaffold0835, whole genome shotgun sequence genome contains a region encoding:
- the LOC108860980 gene encoding uncharacterized protein LOC108860980 yields the protein MINQFSSVSLLYAIEIANATQNIDFTWSRTISSHSLTIKTENIKDEEHDHHQQQVKIDLAGSSFWGKKGLKSLEANHTKVDVYWDFRKAKFSTFPEPSSGFYVSLVSQNAVVLTIGDLKNEAMQRTKKKPSATEAALVSKQEHVHGKRVFYTRTAFGGESSRRENEVVIETSLSGPNDPEMFITVDGVPAIRIMNLNWRFRGNEVVTVSDGVSVEIFWDVHDWLFESSGSSSGLFVFKPKVGDESRTLSFNGGFDGENDDGDNDNVDNDNGDNDDESRKYCHVLYAVKV from the coding sequence ATGATTAACCAATTCAGCTCTGTCTCATTACTCTACGCCATCGAGATCGCAAACGCTACGCAAAACATAGACTTCACATGGTCAAGAACCATCTCTTCACATTCATTAACCATCAAAACAGAGAATATCAAGGACGAAGAACATGACCATCATCAGCAGCAGGTGAAGATAGATCTCGCAGGCTCTTCATTTTGGGGCAAAAAAGGTCTAAAGAGCTTAGAAGCTAACCACACAAAGGTCGACGTATACTGGGACTTTCGCAAAGCCAAGTTCTCAACCTTCCCTGAACCTTCTTCAGGCTTCTACGTCTCTCTCGTGTCCCAAAACGCTGTAGTTTTAACCATAGGAGACTTAAAGAACGAGGCTATGCAAAGAACCAAGAAAAAACCCTCGGCTACAGAAGCCGCCTTGGTGTCCAAGCAAGAGCATGTCCATGGGAAACGTGTGTTTTACACAAGGACAGCGTTTGGTGGTGAGTCATCAAGACGTGAGAACGAGGTGGTGATAGAGACTTCGCTCTCTGGTCCTAACGACCCTGAGATGTTTATCACCGTGGACGGTGTGCCGGCGATAAGGATCATGAACTTGAACTGGAGGTTTAGAGGGAATGAAGTTGTGACTGTGAGTGATGGTGTTTCCGTGGAGATCTTTTGGGATGTTCATGATTGGTTGTTTGAGTCTTCTGGTTCTTCTAGTGGGTTGTTTGTTTTCAAGCCTAAAGTTGGAGATGAATCTAGAACTCTAAGCTTCAATGGTGGCTTTGATGGTGAGAATGATGATGGTGATAATGATAATGTTGATAATGATAatgg